One segment of Candidatus Methylomirabilis sp. DNA contains the following:
- a CDS encoding M23 family metallopeptidase: MTLLTLAVLLVPRGAAAGLAATISHAEARQGDILVVRVSVPEAPETLQGSFAGRPLLFVPEGDGAYRALAGIDLQQPPGTYSVTLHWRPPEGDVTHEVPVTVRDGAFPIQRLTLPPRMVDPDPADLPRIQAEQELLETVFAGSDHTAHFSGPFLPPLDPAFQPSGTFGRRRLLNGRLRSPHSGEDFAAPVGTPVVASHQGRVAHVGEMYFAGMSVILDHGLGLFTIYFHLDATDVEPGQLLGQGQLLGRVGATGRVTGPHLHWGARLGPARVDPMALLRLGAAPARP; the protein is encoded by the coding sequence TTGACCCTCCTGACGCTCGCGGTGCTCCTCGTCCCCCGGGGGGCGGCGGCGGGTCTGGCCGCGACCATCTCCCATGCGGAGGCCCGCCAGGGGGACATTCTCGTCGTGCGCGTCAGCGTCCCGGAGGCCCCCGAAACCCTCCAGGGGAGCTTCGCCGGGCGGCCCCTCCTCTTTGTTCCGGAGGGGGACGGCGCGTACCGGGCCCTCGCCGGGATCGACCTGCAACAGCCGCCCGGAACCTATTCGGTCACCCTCCACTGGCGTCCCCCGGAGGGCGACGTGACGCACGAGGTCCCGGTCACGGTGCGGGATGGGGCGTTCCCGATCCAGCGGCTCACCCTCCCGCCGCGGATGGTGGACCCGGATCCAGCAGACCTCCCCCGGATCCAAGCAGAGCAGGAGCTCCTGGAGACGGTGTTCGCCGGTTCGGACCACACCGCCCACTTCTCGGGACCGTTCCTGCCCCCCCTCGACCCCGCCTTCCAGCCCTCGGGGACCTTCGGCCGCCGCCGCCTCCTGAACGGGCGCCTCCGGAGCCCGCACTCGGGGGAGGACTTCGCTGCGCCCGTGGGGACGCCGGTGGTGGCGAGTCACCAGGGCCGGGTGGCCCACGTCGGCGAAATGTATTTCGCCGGCATGAGTGTCATCCTGGACCACGGCCTCGGCCTCTTCACCATCTATTTTCACCTGGACGCCACCGACGTGGAGCCGGGTCAACTGCTCGGGCAGGGCCAGCTCCTCGGACGAGTCGGGGCCACGGGGCGGGTCACGGGCCCCCACCTGCACTGGGGGGCGCGGCTCGGCCCCGCCCGCGTGGATCCCATGGCCCTGCTCCGGCTTGGCGCCGCACCGGCCCGGCCGTAG
- the lexA gene encoding transcriptional repressor LexA → MAQGLTPRQREVLEFIKRFLEEQGYPPTVREIGRHFGFVPRSVFDHLKALERKGYLKREATKSRSLQITDPAFPGRRLPRPREVPIVGRVAAGRPLLAVENLEGAVPLPMEWTNGGEVFLLRVQGDSMVGAHILSGDLALVRRQESAENGDIVVALVEEEATVKRFQRSGQTVTLFPENPAMAPITLVPGARFEILGKVIGVFRRLP, encoded by the coding sequence ATGGCACAGGGACTGACGCCAAGACAGCGCGAGGTCCTGGAGTTCATCAAACGGTTCCTGGAGGAACAGGGCTATCCCCCCACGGTCCGGGAGATCGGCCGACATTTCGGGTTTGTCCCCCGGTCGGTCTTCGATCACCTGAAAGCCCTGGAGCGAAAAGGATACCTGAAGCGGGAAGCGACCAAGTCCCGTTCTCTGCAAATCACGGATCCCGCTTTCCCCGGCCGCCGCCTCCCCCGGCCTCGAGAGGTTCCCATCGTGGGACGGGTTGCGGCAGGGCGCCCTCTGCTCGCGGTGGAGAACCTGGAGGGCGCGGTTCCCCTCCCGATGGAGTGGACCAACGGGGGCGAGGTCTTCCTCCTTCGCGTCCAGGGGGACAGCATGGTCGGCGCGCACATCCTCTCGGGGGACCTCGCGCTGGTGCGGCGCCAGGAGAGCGCGGAGAACGGCGACATCGTTGTGGCGCTGGTGGAGGAGGAGGCAACCGTCAAGCGCTTCCAGCGTTCCGGCCAAACGGTCACGCTTTTCCCCGAGAACCCCGCCATGGCCCCCATCACCCTCGTCCCGGGAGCCCGCTTCGAAATCCTGGGGAAGGTGATCGGCGTCTTCCGCCGCCTCCCATAG
- a CDS encoding ATP-binding protein: protein MRDGSPDWVASLEAKVGAGTGSVFLLHGNVADYVPLGGEFVLLRTFLTRRFGHRARVICYNRSAGLSFLDGTTEARFRALVGYGPPPPGSPEALRERAAQALGEPEGTRRLPTAPAQVVPLLDRALRSFCLPDEEQEQVLLILEFAETLVPAGELAALSEEDRGTLVALLRWAEEPRLAAVGTAILLLVSALTDLHPRLRDPSSRVEALEIPLPNHGERLTFLRARAAGDGRDGGLTVEELATASAGLSRVQLEGLLKEAAGRARPLAHEEVKARKGELLRQEFQGMLEVLEPAFGLESIGGLEPVKAFFREVIAALREGEVKLVPRGITLVGPPGVGKTALAEALAYECGFNFVKVINARERWVGQSERNYWKILQALRSMTPVVVVEDEADQSEHSRDEASADSGVSNRLRQMRFDFTGNPRIQGQVLWIRISNRPDRLDVAEQRSGRASERIPLVLPDPAEMASIFAVMPRKHAFPVGRVDFAALAAHCDASHPGQITGADIEEISLRAYRHARARGEPAIEEADYRWAIEDFIPALSAESLRVQEAMAVACCSSRRFLPPRYQRGGRS, encoded by the coding sequence ATGCGGGATGGTTCACCGGACTGGGTCGCGTCCCTCGAGGCGAAGGTCGGGGCGGGGACCGGCTCCGTCTTCCTCCTGCACGGGAACGTGGCGGACTACGTCCCGCTCGGGGGGGAGTTTGTCCTGCTGCGGACCTTCCTCACCCGGCGGTTCGGGCATCGGGCCCGCGTCATCTGCTACAACCGGTCGGCGGGTCTCTCCTTCCTCGACGGGACGACCGAGGCCCGCTTCCGGGCCCTCGTAGGCTACGGACCGCCCCCTCCGGGCTCCCCCGAGGCCCTCCGAGAGCGGGCCGCCCAGGCGCTGGGGGAGCCCGAGGGGACGCGCCGGCTCCCGACTGCGCCCGCCCAGGTGGTCCCGCTCCTGGACCGCGCGCTCCGGAGCTTCTGTCTCCCGGACGAGGAGCAGGAGCAGGTGCTCCTCATCCTGGAGTTCGCCGAGACGCTGGTGCCGGCGGGCGAGTTGGCCGCGCTGTCGGAGGAGGATCGCGGGACGCTGGTTGCCCTCCTCCGCTGGGCGGAGGAACCACGGCTCGCGGCGGTCGGGACCGCGATTCTCCTCCTGGTGAGTGCCCTGACCGACCTGCACCCACGCCTGCGAGATCCCAGCTCCCGGGTGGAGGCCCTCGAGATCCCCCTGCCGAACCACGGCGAGCGCCTCACCTTCCTCCGGGCGCGGGCAGCCGGAGACGGGCGGGACGGGGGGCTCACCGTGGAGGAGCTGGCCACCGCCTCGGCCGGCCTCTCCCGCGTCCAGCTGGAGGGCCTGCTGAAGGAGGCGGCGGGGCGCGCCCGGCCCCTCGCCCATGAGGAGGTGAAGGCCCGGAAAGGGGAGCTCCTCCGCCAGGAGTTCCAGGGGATGTTGGAGGTCCTGGAGCCCGCGTTCGGCCTGGAGTCCATCGGCGGCCTGGAGCCGGTCAAGGCCTTCTTCCGCGAGGTCATCGCAGCCCTCCGGGAGGGGGAGGTCAAGCTGGTCCCACGCGGGATCACCCTCGTCGGGCCCCCCGGCGTGGGGAAGACGGCCCTCGCGGAGGCGCTCGCGTACGAGTGTGGCTTCAACTTCGTGAAGGTGATCAACGCGCGCGAGCGGTGGGTGGGGCAGTCGGAGCGGAACTACTGGAAGATCCTCCAGGCCCTGCGGTCCATGACCCCCGTGGTGGTGGTGGAGGATGAGGCCGACCAGAGCGAGCATTCCCGGGATGAGGCGTCCGCCGATTCGGGCGTCTCCAACCGGCTCCGGCAGATGCGCTTCGACTTCACGGGCAACCCCCGCATCCAGGGCCAGGTTCTCTGGATCCGGATCAGCAATCGGCCCGACCGGCTCGACGTGGCCGAGCAGCGCTCCGGGCGGGCCTCCGAGCGGATCCCGCTGGTCCTCCCGGACCCGGCCGAGATGGCCAGCATCTTTGCCGTGATGCCGCGCAAGCACGCCTTCCCGGTGGGGCGGGTGGACTTCGCGGCACTGGCGGCCCACTGCGACGCCTCGCATCCCGGCCAGATCACGGGGGCGGACATCGAGGAGATCTCCCTGCGCGCCTACCGGCATGCGCGGGCGCGGGGGGAGCCGGCGATAGAGGAGGCGGACTACCGGTGGGCCATCGAGGATTTCATCCCGGCGCTCAGCGCGGAGAGTCTCCGGGTTCAGGAGGCGATGGCGGTGGCCTGCTGCTCCTCCCGCCGATTTCTTCCCCCCCGGTATCAGCGGGGAGGGCGGTCGTGA
- a CDS encoding patatin-like phospholipase family protein, with protein sequence PLTDALLASSALPLHCPVLVGGTPYYDGGLAGNLPALVALDRGYRVLLCMPLGVVFRREPGWRGLLPWKAVDALGWAMMRREIRACRAAGARVLEAYSAAVEAESVFAFDRLDKLEEEGYKAASFVVPCLQRVLAAREPAGGWPPVSPEERDV encoded by the coding sequence CGCCCCTGACCGATGCGCTTCTGGCGAGTTCGGCCCTTCCCTTGCATTGTCCGGTGCTCGTGGGGGGAACCCCGTACTATGACGGGGGGCTCGCGGGCAATCTCCCGGCCCTCGTCGCGCTGGATCGGGGGTACCGGGTTCTCCTCTGTATGCCCCTCGGGGTCGTCTTCCGCCGGGAGCCGGGCTGGCGGGGGCTCCTGCCGTGGAAGGCGGTGGATGCTCTCGGATGGGCCATGATGCGGCGCGAGATCCGGGCCTGTCGGGCGGCCGGGGCGAGGGTGCTGGAGGCCTACAGTGCAGCGGTGGAAGCGGAGAGCGTTTTTGCCTTCGATCGCCTTGACAAGCTCGAGGAAGAAGGGTATAAGGCGGCGTCCTTCGTCGTCCCATGCCTCCAAAGAGTGCTGGCGGCACGAGAGCCAGCGGGCGGCTGGCCACCTGTCTCGCCCGAGGAGAGGGATGTCTGA
- a CDS encoding AAA family ATPase: MPSPKSSRAALPDVTIRRLEDLLATLAKRFGDLRGKVDMDPRPGVTLQEIGGLAAAKREIQSLVFGLRQPDLHKRWGTVPAKGVFLYGPPGTGKTLLARALAHEAEAVFYHLRIRHIAFKWYGDSGDLIQEVFQALGGNGRCVLYLDEIEALSFDRMFPGEEARAASRRVITVVLERLEALAGMEETLAVASTNRPDAVDPSLVGPGRFARLIEVPLPDGDEKREILALHQRRAEAAAGRPLFQNVDYDAILARTVKLSGGDLAEIVQRALEEKARCEGAGEQPGPVETDDILRVIEDYRRIKEVVEKIRYGQYL, from the coding sequence ATGCCATCCCCCAAGTCGAGCCGCGCCGCACTCCCCGATGTGACCATCCGTCGTCTGGAAGATCTCCTGGCTACCCTCGCGAAGCGCTTCGGCGATCTGCGGGGGAAGGTGGACATGGACCCGCGGCCGGGGGTTACTCTTCAGGAGATCGGGGGGCTGGCCGCGGCCAAGCGGGAGATCCAGAGCCTTGTCTTCGGCCTGCGCCAGCCGGACCTACACAAGCGGTGGGGGACCGTGCCAGCCAAGGGCGTGTTCCTGTACGGGCCCCCCGGCACCGGAAAGACGCTTCTCGCCAGGGCGCTGGCCCACGAGGCGGAGGCGGTCTTTTACCACCTGCGGATCCGCCATATCGCCTTCAAGTGGTACGGGGACTCGGGCGACCTGATCCAGGAGGTCTTCCAGGCGCTCGGGGGCAACGGACGGTGCGTGCTCTACCTGGACGAGATTGAGGCGCTCTCCTTCGACCGGATGTTCCCGGGGGAGGAGGCCCGGGCGGCCAGCCGCCGCGTCATCACGGTGGTCCTGGAACGGCTGGAGGCCCTGGCGGGGATGGAGGAGACGCTGGCGGTCGCCTCCACGAATCGGCCCGATGCGGTGGACCCCAGCCTGGTGGGCCCCGGCCGGTTCGCCCGGCTCATCGAGGTCCCGCTCCCGGACGGGGACGAGAAGCGGGAGATCCTGGCCCTTCACCAGCGGCGCGCCGAGGCGGCCGCCGGGCGACCCCTGTTCCAGAACGTGGACTACGACGCCATCCTGGCGCGGACCGTGAAGCTGAGCGGGGGGGATTTGGCGGAGATCGTCCAGCGAGCGCTTGAGGAGAAGGCCCGGTGCGAGGGCGCGGGGGAGCAGCCCGGCCCCGTGGAGACCGACGATATCCTCCGGGTCATCGAGGACTACCGCCGGATCAAGGAGGTGGTGGAGAAGATTCGCTACGGCCAGTATCTGTGA
- a CDS encoding cytochrome c oxidase assembly protein: protein MGPRPFCGCLALLLAACAPGPIPAPERAAPAPPTVTGAASPVDAVRGYVRGLYARDYAAAYRFLTSADQRLKSEAEYVEENLGFAGFPLELSRRLADLIRFRERKVEVQGDRATVTVHLTLPDASAPLLQKLLDEAERPDLTAEGKARLLRQVAALERSGQFPVVIGEESFSLLNEGERWGVFLNFAEAVVVRLEGAVMEGLPFTFTPARPLMRVKPGETVQTTFRVKNVGKGTVTGKARHLILPGDATAFVTVVQCFCFLHQTLAPGEELSLPVIFRVEFDAPEPLRALTLRYEFYPLERFRPEWEPKG, encoded by the coding sequence ATGGGACCCCGGCCCTTCTGTGGTTGCCTCGCCCTCCTCCTCGCCGCCTGCGCGCCCGGGCCCATCCCGGCCCCGGAGCGAGCGGCTCCAGCCCCTCCCACCGTGACCGGCGCTGCCTCGCCGGTCGACGCGGTCCGCGGCTACGTGCGGGGCCTCTACGCGCGGGACTATGCCGCCGCCTACCGTTTCCTGACCTCGGCCGACCAGCGCCTGAAGTCTGAGGCGGAATATGTGGAGGAGAACCTGGGCTTCGCGGGCTTCCCCCTGGAGCTGAGCCGGCGCCTCGCCGACCTCATTCGGTTCCGGGAGCGAAAGGTGGAGGTCCAGGGGGACCGCGCGACCGTCACGGTGCATCTGACGCTCCCGGATGCGAGCGCGCCCCTTCTCCAGAAGCTCCTCGACGAAGCCGAGAGGCCCGACCTGACGGCGGAGGGGAAGGCTCGGCTCCTCCGGCAGGTAGCGGCCCTGGAGCGGTCCGGGCAGTTCCCGGTCGTGATCGGCGAGGAGTCCTTCTCCCTGCTCAACGAGGGGGAGCGCTGGGGCGTGTTCCTGAACTTCGCGGAGGCCGTCGTCGTGCGCCTCGAGGGCGCGGTGATGGAGGGCCTGCCCTTTACGTTCACCCCCGCCAGGCCCCTGATGCGGGTCAAACCCGGGGAGACGGTCCAGACCACGTTCCGGGTCAAGAACGTCGGGAAGGGGACCGTGACGGGGAAGGCGCGGCACCTCATCCTGCCCGGCGACGCGACCGCATTCGTGACGGTGGTGCAGTGTTTCTGCTTCCTGCACCAGACCCTGGCGCCGGGCGAGGAGCTCAGCCTCCCGGTCATTTTCCGGGTCGAGTTCGACGCGCCCGAGCCGCTCCGCGCCCTCACCCTGCGCTACGAGTTCTACCCGCTCGAGCGCTTCCGCCCGGAGTGGGAACCGAAGGGCTGA
- a CDS encoding AAA family ATPase, with the protein MNPSPVPHGTIGRLRAQLEGVLVGKPEQVRLALIALFARGHLLIEDVPGVGKTTLAQGLARSLGCSFQRIQFTSDLLPSDILGVNVWSAQAGTFEFKPGPLFAHIVLADEINRTSPKTQSCLLEAMNEAQVSLDHQTHPLPRPFMVIATQNPLEYHGTHPLPESQMDRFLMRIHIGYPAPEAERRIVTGEAGGVPPSLPPILSTAEVCGIQEAAERVEVDVALTGYVMAVAQATRGSDAFALGASPRAARAHFRAAQAAALLAGRSYCVPDDVKGLAIPVLAHRLLPSARGEASGGAEAALAALLDGIPVP; encoded by the coding sequence ATGAATCCTTCCCCTGTTCCGCACGGGACCATCGGCCGCCTCCGGGCCCAGCTCGAGGGCGTGCTGGTGGGGAAGCCGGAGCAGGTCCGCCTCGCCCTCATCGCGCTGTTCGCCCGGGGGCACCTGCTCATCGAGGATGTCCCGGGGGTGGGCAAGACCACGCTGGCCCAGGGCCTGGCGCGCTCGCTCGGATGCTCCTTCCAGCGGATCCAGTTCACCAGCGATCTTCTCCCGTCCGACATCCTCGGGGTCAACGTCTGGAGCGCCCAGGCCGGAACCTTCGAGTTCAAGCCAGGGCCGCTGTTCGCCCACATCGTCCTGGCCGACGAGATCAACCGGACGAGTCCCAAGACCCAGTCCTGCCTGCTCGAGGCCATGAACGAGGCCCAGGTCTCGCTGGACCACCAGACCCACCCCCTCCCGCGACCCTTCATGGTCATCGCGACCCAGAACCCGCTCGAGTACCACGGGACCCACCCGCTCCCCGAGTCCCAGATGGACCGGTTCCTCATGCGGATCCACATCGGCTACCCCGCCCCCGAGGCCGAGCGGCGCATCGTGACGGGGGAGGCCGGAGGGGTCCCGCCGAGCCTGCCGCCGATCCTCTCGACTGCGGAGGTCTGCGGCATCCAGGAGGCGGCCGAACGGGTGGAGGTGGACGTCGCCCTCACCGGGTACGTGATGGCCGTTGCCCAGGCCACCCGGGGGAGCGACGCCTTTGCCCTCGGCGCCAGCCCCCGCGCGGCCCGCGCCCACTTCCGCGCGGCGCAGGCCGCCGCGCTCCTGGCCGGCCGGTCCTACTGCGTCCCCGACGACGTGAAGGGACTGGCCATCCCGGTCCTGGCCCACCGGCTCCTCCCCAGCGCGCGGGGGGAGGCATCGGGGGGCGCCGAGGCGGCTCTCGCGGCCCTGCTCGACGGAATCCCGGTCCCGTAA
- a CDS encoding DUF3568 family protein — protein sequence MRCPPRLLPLLIAPLLLGTGCVAASAVGSALGAAFSGMAYLSNGNAERTFVVSLPEVWQASVAVLRLMDLTISEGTRDEQTGELKGATPDLTVTLTMSSVTARATRVTIEAVEASYGKDRATAAEILNQLALLLPPTPSAPPRLQGD from the coding sequence ATGCGCTGTCCCCCCCGTCTGCTCCCCCTCCTGATTGCCCCCTTGCTCCTCGGCACCGGTTGTGTGGCCGCCTCCGCGGTCGGCTCCGCCCTCGGCGCCGCCTTCAGCGGCATGGCCTATCTCTCCAACGGAAACGCCGAGCGGACCTTCGTGGTCAGTCTGCCGGAGGTCTGGCAGGCCAGCGTCGCGGTCCTGCGCCTGATGGACCTGACCATCAGCGAGGGGACGCGGGACGAGCAGACGGGAGAGCTGAAGGGAGCCACTCCGGACCTGACGGTTACCCTCACCATGAGCAGCGTCACTGCCCGGGCCACCCGGGTGACGATCGAGGCCGTCGAGGCATCCTACGGGAAGGACCGGGCCACGGCCGCCGAGATCCTCAACCAGCTCGCCCTCCTCCTCCCACCCACCCCGTCTGCTCCCCCGCGCCTCCAGGGCGATTGA
- a CDS encoding ThiF family adenylyltransferase: MLEIKVIGLGGIGCALLPPLSRYLYYAGTGCRLTLVDGDAFEQRNLPRQGFRAAGNKARVKAEEVAQEFPGLSVRAVPEFVTAANAADWIRSGDVVFLGVDNHRTRKVISDHCERLADLLLISGGNEWTDGNVQVYCREGGRDLSAPLTRFHPEIAFPGDGSPADASCDAAAAAGAPQLLFTNLAVASAMLNAFYAWQQGGIRYGEVYLDILAGRSQPVERRRSRE; encoded by the coding sequence ATGCTCGAGATCAAGGTGATCGGCTTGGGAGGGATCGGCTGCGCCCTCCTCCCGCCGCTCTCCCGGTACCTGTACTACGCGGGGACCGGCTGCCGCCTGACTCTGGTGGACGGAGACGCCTTCGAGCAGCGGAACCTCCCGCGGCAAGGCTTCCGGGCCGCCGGGAACAAGGCGCGCGTGAAGGCGGAGGAGGTGGCTCAGGAATTCCCCGGCCTCTCCGTTCGGGCCGTCCCGGAGTTTGTGACGGCCGCCAATGCGGCCGATTGGATCCGGAGTGGAGACGTGGTGTTCCTCGGGGTGGACAACCACCGGACCCGGAAGGTGATCAGTGACCACTGCGAGCGGCTGGCCGACCTCCTCCTCATCTCGGGGGGGAACGAGTGGACAGACGGGAACGTGCAGGTCTACTGCCGCGAGGGGGGGCGGGACCTCTCGGCTCCCCTCACCCGGTTCCACCCCGAGATCGCATTCCCCGGTGACGGCTCCCCCGCCGACGCCTCCTGCGACGCGGCGGCCGCTGCGGGGGCCCCGCAACTCCTCTTCACGAACCTGGCCGTGGCGTCGGCCATGCTGAACGCCTTCTACGCCTGGCAGCAGGGGGGGATCCGGTACGGCGAGGTGTACCTCGACATCCTGGCCGGCAGGAGCCAGCCAGTGGAGCGGAGGCGTTCCCGTGAGTGA
- a CDS encoding transglycosylase SLT domain-containing protein: protein MSDPIQRLRQILLTVLLVLLLPFSFSAPAADDGPPATSIRPGPDGPTGGEASRGGPPPASAETEGPLANGGPAATPAHTEAATPVPGEEETVPPGSEESQEPLPGDAVPAETLVTPEDASVLDQAEAETEPAEGTPEEEAFGVPIELNDKVRAYLDLFTGERRDRIQEAFDRAGRYLPMMRAIFQEQGLPRDLVNLAYIESAFKVRAYSRARAAGIWQFIAGTGRKYGLRVDWWLDERRDPEKATRAAAEYLSDLYGMFGSWPLAIAAYNAGEGKVAGAIRRQKTTDFWRLRLPRETKIYVPAFMAMTILAKDPARYGFVPPAEEVTPTEPLMLGEPLDLRIVAQAAGVALEDLRTLNPELNHLVTPPHRSDYRLRVPAGSAAEFAENFDEIKKTRRVTWQRHLIRRGETLSQIARRYDTSVPVLMDLNRLPSRHRLRAGRSLVVPLMHLALAEENGSTRPLPSAESSPRTYVVRRGDSLWRIAQVYDVSTGELQKWNDLEGTVIHPGLRLRIHPE from the coding sequence ATGTCTGACCCGATCCAAAGGCTCCGCCAGATCCTCCTGACCGTTCTCCTCGTTCTTCTGCTCCCCTTCTCGTTCTCGGCGCCGGCCGCCGACGACGGACCGCCCGCCACGAGCATCCGCCCCGGCCCCGATGGCCCCACTGGAGGCGAGGCGTCGAGGGGGGGTCCCCCTCCCGCGAGCGCCGAGACCGAGGGGCCATTGGCCAACGGTGGGCCGGCTGCCACTCCCGCGCACACCGAGGCCGCCACCCCCGTGCCGGGCGAGGAGGAGACGGTCCCACCCGGCAGCGAGGAGAGCCAAGAACCCCTCCCCGGCGACGCCGTCCCCGCGGAGACGCTGGTCACACCCGAGGACGCGAGCGTGCTGGACCAGGCTGAGGCGGAGACGGAGCCAGCGGAAGGCACCCCCGAGGAGGAGGCCTTCGGTGTTCCGATCGAGCTGAACGACAAGGTCCGGGCCTACCTCGATCTCTTCACCGGAGAACGCCGGGACCGGATCCAGGAGGCCTTCGACCGGGCCGGGCGCTACCTCCCCATGATGCGGGCCATCTTCCAGGAGCAGGGCCTCCCCCGCGACCTGGTGAACCTGGCCTACATCGAGAGCGCCTTCAAGGTCCGCGCCTACTCGCGGGCTCGGGCTGCCGGGATCTGGCAGTTCATTGCGGGGACGGGGCGGAAATACGGCCTGCGCGTCGATTGGTGGTTGGACGAGCGGCGGGACCCGGAGAAGGCCACCCGGGCGGCGGCGGAGTATCTCAGCGACCTCTACGGAATGTTCGGCTCCTGGCCGCTCGCCATCGCCGCCTACAACGCCGGCGAGGGCAAGGTCGCCGGCGCGATCCGCCGCCAGAAAACGACGGACTTTTGGCGCCTGCGCCTCCCCCGGGAGACGAAGATCTACGTCCCGGCGTTCATGGCCATGACGATCCTGGCGAAGGATCCCGCCCGGTATGGGTTCGTCCCTCCTGCCGAGGAGGTGACCCCCACCGAGCCGCTCATGCTCGGAGAGCCGCTCGACCTCCGCATCGTCGCTCAGGCCGCGGGGGTCGCGCTGGAGGACCTCCGGACCCTGAACCCGGAGCTGAACCACCTGGTGACGCCGCCCCACAGGTCTGACTATCGGCTGCGGGTCCCGGCCGGTTCCGCCGCGGAGTTTGCCGAGAACTTCGACGAGATCAAGAAGACGCGCCGGGTGACCTGGCAGCGTCACCTCATCCGCCGGGGGGAGACCCTCTCCCAGATCGCCCGGCGCTACGACACCTCCGTCCCGGTCCTGATGGACCTGAACCGCCTCCCGAGCCGCCATCGCCTCCGGGCTGGGCGCTCCCTCGTGGTTCCGCTGATGCACCTGGCGCTCGCCGAGGAGAACGGCTCCACCCGCCCCCTCCCGAGCGCGGAGAGCAGCCCCCGCACGTACGTCGTCAGGCGAGGGGACAGCCTCTGGCGGATCGCCCAGGTCTACGACGTGTCCACCGGTGAGCTCCAAAAGTGGAACGACCTCGAGGGTACGGTGATTCACCCCGGCCTCCGCCTCCGGATCCACCCCGAATAG